TGCGGTGGCTGCGGAACCGGCTGGGCGTCGAGGACCGCCCGGCGGGGCAGCGGAGATTGTGGATCAGCCGCTGCCGCGCGCGCTACCGGCGCCTGTGGAACGAGGAGGATTTATGGCCGATCCTCGAACGGGCGGGATTTGAGAAAGTCGAATTGGAATCGCTGCCTTTCCGATCACAGGTGGATTTACTCGCGCAGGCCGGGGCCGTGGCCGGCCCGCATGGGGCGGGCATGACCGACCTGCTGTTTGCCCCGCGCGGGATCCCCGTGCTGGAGGTTTTCCCCCCCGAATTCATCAACCCGGTTTTCTATTCGATGGCGAATTCCCTGGATCAGGAATATTATTTCCTTACCGGATATTCGCCGGCGGAAGATCGGAATGCCGAGGGAGCCAGGGATTTGGACCATTTCCGGCTGGATCCGCAAAAGCTGACGGTGAGCCTGAAACGGATGGGGCTTTTCGATTGATGCGGCCCTCCACCGCGATCCTTGTGGTTTCATGCGATTCTTACCGGGACGTATGGATCCCGTTCTTCACGCTGTTCTTCCGCTATTGGGAGGATTGCCCCTATCCGGTTTTTCTGGGATCCAACTTCGAGGGGTATCCCGACAAGCGCGTGGTTGCGCTCTCGGTCGGCGAGGACCGGGATTGGTCGTCGAATCTGCACCGCATGCTGGAGGGAATCCCCGCGGAAGGAATCCTCCTGTTGCAGGAAGATTTCCTGTTCGACCGCCCGATCCACACCGGGCGGATCGAAAGCTACATCGAGTACGCCCGGTCCCGCCGGGCGGCCTGCCTGCGGCTGATGCCGATCCCCGGTCCGGATGAAGGGTGCGCCGATCAGCCGGACCTCGGCGAGATCCGCAAGGGAGCCGAGTACCGCGTCTCCCTGCAGGCGGCCTGGTGGCGCAAGGAGTGCCTGGCGGCCGTCGCCCGCGACGGCGAATCCCCCTGGCAGTTTGAACGTCTGGGCAGCCGGCGTTCGGATTCGATCGACGCTGCGTTCCTTTCCCTGCGGGAAGGGGTCGACCTGCCGCTCGATTATTTCACCACGGCGGTCGTCCGCGGCTGTTGGGAGCCGGGCGCGGTGGAGCTGTGCCGGAGGGAAAACGTCCCGGTCGACCTGCGCACGCGGAAGATCCTGCCCTTCGGCTACCGCTGGGAGCGGGCGCTGAGGAGGATGGGCGTTCCGGACCGGATGGCGCGGATTTTGGGATTGCCGTTCCGCATCGGCGGTCCGGCGCGAAAAAGGGATCACCCAGGGGCGCGGATTCCGGATTAAAAACGAAGGGATGATATCATGCCACCCATGACGGAACGTGCATCGAGAACGGTAAAGCGGATCGCGGCGTCGATCCTCCGGCGGATTCCCGGCTCGCGCCTGCCGCAGGGCGGCATTCCGGATTACCGCGCCTGGAGCGATTCGCGCGAAGCCCGGCTGCCGTGGCTCGAGCGCGGGTGGGATCATTGGTGCGTTACGGTCCGCGAGGCCGAGATGGTGGAGATGCCCCCGCCGATCACCGCCGACGGCACGGTCAATCCCGTGTACCGCGGCGCGCAATACTACCGCTATCCGCCCCTCTACCTGGCGCATGTCCGCAACGGGCGCCTGCTGGGCAGGGACGGCGTCGTGCTGACGTCGGACGGGCGCGTGCTGGAAGAATCGACCTTCGCCTGGGGATTACCGCCGGCGGAGTGGCCGGTATTCACGCGGCTGAGCGTCCCGGCGGCCCGCGCACAACCGGGCGCGATGCTCACCCTGCTCTCGCCCGTTTCCGGAAAACCGAACTACTACCATTGGTGGATCGACACCCTTCCGCGGCTGGCCGTCGCCGAGGCGGCGGGGATCCGCCATTTCCGCATCATCGTCCCGCAGGCGATGGAGCCCTGGCAGCGCGAATCCCTCGAACGGCTGGGGTATCCCTCCGACCGGTGGGAGCCCTTCGGCGACGACCACTGGCGCGTGGAGAGCCTGCTCTTCCCGTCCTTGCTCGGGTATTCCGGGATGGTGCGGCCATGGGCGGCAAACTGGCTGCGCCGGAAAATCGGCCTGCCGAAACCCGCCGCCGGCAAGCGGCGGATCTATCTGCGGCGGGCGAAAGCCGGCTTCCGCCAGGTGGCGAACGAGCTGGAGTTGATCCCGATCCTGAAATCCTTCAAATTCGAGGTTCAGGATCCGCAGGGGATGCCGCTGGCGGATCAGATGAAGCTGTTTTCCAACGCCGAAAGCGTGGTCTCGATCCACGGCGCGGGCCTCTCAAACCTGCTCTTCGCCCCGGCCGGCGCGCGGGTGGTGGAATTCATGTCGCCGCATCCCGCCTACACCAACACCTGCTATTATTCGCTTTGCTCCGCGATCGGCCATCGCTATGCGGTGATATTCGGCAAGCATCCCGCTCCGGTCGCGGCGGGAGCCGGCCGCCGCTGGCGCGACGACCTGATCGTCCCGCCCGAAGTCCTCCA
The DNA window shown above is from Anaerolineales bacterium and carries:
- a CDS encoding glycosyltransferase family 61 protein, with product MPPMTERASRTVKRIAASILRRIPGSRLPQGGIPDYRAWSDSREARLPWLERGWDHWCVTVREAEMVEMPPPITADGTVNPVYRGAQYYRYPPLYLAHVRNGRLLGRDGVVLTSDGRVLEESTFAWGLPPAEWPVFTRLSVPAARAQPGAMLTLLSPVSGKPNYYHWWIDTLPRLAVAEAAGIRHFRIIVPQAMEPWQRESLERLGYPSDRWEPFGDDHWRVESLLFPSLLGYSGMVRPWAANWLRRKIGLPKPAAGKRRIYLRRAKAGFRQVANELELIPILKSFKFEVQDPQGMPLADQMKLFSNAESVVSIHGAGLSNLLFAPAGARVVEFMSPHPAYTNTCYYSLCSAIGHRYAVIFGKHPAPVAAGAGRRWRDDLIVPPEVLQETLSMLLGK